In a genomic window of Bacillus sp. E(2018):
- a CDS encoding SE1561 family protein: protein MGNSIQDKSSQKEYIKNRIDLLVDVLDSIDAETAGIEEIDRIIGMLDDLEEKCKQFRHDWEEK, encoded by the coding sequence ATGGGTAACTCTATTCAGGATAAATCCTCTCAAAAAGAATATATTAAAAATCGTATTGACTTATTAGTTGATGTTTTAGATTCTATAGATGCTGAAACAGCAGGAATTGAAGAGATCGACCGAATCATCGGAATGCTGGACGACTTAGAAGAAAAGTGCAAACAGTTCCGTCATGATTGGGAAGAAAAATAA
- a CDS encoding YfhD family protein — translation MEKRNRKSSLHNNAKASQAKGLDVEYSSELADQNDLEAQARAQAADRRQKNSRR, via the coding sequence GTGGAAAAACGTAACCGAAAGTCCTCATTGCACAACAATGCTAAAGCTTCTCAAGCCAAAGGACTTGATGTCGAGTACTCAAGTGAATTGGCAGATCAAAACGATCTTGAAGCACAAGCACGTGCACAAGCCGCTGACCGACGTCAGAAAAACAGTCGTCGCTAA
- the pdaA gene encoding delta-lactam-biosynthetic de-N-acetylase — MRINRLLCLILVSILFFTQTHVIYAQRGVSNQRLEWYFEKKGEEKPPITDERYMELVHKYDSLFVGDPAKKDIYLTFDNGYENGYTDNVLDVLKRKKVPAAFFVTGQFMKTHPHLIKRMAEEGHIVGNHSYYHPDLTQVSDSRLKNELEKVKLRYTEITGKTDMNYIRPPRGVFSERTIMLAKQEGYTHVFWSLAFLDWETNKQRGWQYSYNQIMKQIHPGSIMLLHTVSKDNSDALERTIEALQKRGYTFKSLDDLQLKKSVPTPLLFKS; from the coding sequence ATGAGAATCAATCGGCTCCTGTGCCTAATATTGGTTTCAATCTTGTTTTTTACACAAACACATGTTATTTATGCTCAAAGAGGCGTATCCAATCAAAGACTGGAATGGTACTTTGAGAAAAAAGGGGAAGAGAAGCCTCCGATCACAGATGAAAGATATATGGAGCTTGTTCATAAATATGATAGCCTTTTTGTTGGCGACCCAGCCAAAAAGGACATCTATTTAACCTTCGATAATGGGTACGAAAACGGTTATACCGATAACGTTTTGGATGTGTTGAAGAGAAAGAAAGTACCTGCAGCCTTTTTTGTAACCGGACAATTTATGAAGACACACCCTCACCTAATAAAACGAATGGCTGAAGAAGGGCATATAGTAGGGAATCACTCGTATTACCATCCAGATCTTACTCAAGTGTCTGATTCACGTTTAAAAAACGAGCTTGAAAAAGTAAAGCTCAGATACACGGAGATAACCGGAAAAACAGACATGAATTATATTCGACCTCCACGAGGTGTGTTTAGCGAAAGAACGATCATGCTTGCTAAACAAGAAGGATATACACATGTGTTTTGGTCACTTGCCTTTTTAGATTGGGAAACCAATAAACAGCGTGGGTGGCAATATTCATACAACCAAATCATGAAGCAGATCCACCCAGGCAGCATCATGCTTCTGCATACGGTTTCTAAAGACAATTCAGATGCACTCGAACGCACGATAGAAGCTCTTCAAAAAAGAGGCTATACATTTAAAAGCTTAGACGACTTACAGCTAAAAAAATCTGTACCAACTCCATTGTTATTTAAATCTTAA
- a CDS encoding fumarate hydratase — protein sequence MEKFQESMYKLIVETSTKLPKDVRRAILAAKLKENAGTRAAMSLDTITDNILKADENVSPICQDTGLPTFKIKVPVGVNQIKMKKAIRQAIADATKDTKLRPNSVDSITGDNSGDNLGDGTPVIKFEQWEEDYIDARLILKGGGCENKNIQYSLPAELEGLGRAGRDLDGIRKCIMHSVYQAQGQGCSAGFIGVGIGGDRTSGYELAKEMLFRSVDDVNPNENLRKLEEYVMENANKLGIGTMGFGGETTLLGCKVGVINRIPASFFVSVAYNCWAYRRLGVKLNAETGEIQDWLYTEGEEVDFTKAEEEAAAAVEQQEEKTRSVTLEAPITEEQIRELKVGDVVTINGMMHTGRDAIHKHLMDNPAPIDLNGQIIYHCGPVMAKDAEGNWVVKAAGPTTSIREEPYQGDIMKKFGIRAVIGKGGMGPKTLAALKEHGGVYLNAIGGAAQYYAECMEKVEGVDLMEFGVPEAMWHIRVNGFTAVVTMDSHGNSLHEHVEKSSLQKLEQFKDPVFK from the coding sequence ATGGAGAAATTTCAAGAAAGCATGTACAAGCTGATTGTTGAAACATCAACGAAATTGCCGAAAGACGTTCGCCGTGCCATTCTTGCAGCTAAGCTAAAAGAAAATGCCGGAACACGTGCTGCGATGTCTTTAGATACGATTACAGATAATATCTTAAAAGCTGATGAAAATGTTTCGCCGATCTGCCAGGATACGGGACTTCCTACTTTTAAAATTAAAGTTCCTGTAGGAGTCAACCAGATTAAGATGAAAAAAGCCATCCGTCAAGCGATTGCAGATGCAACAAAAGACACAAAGCTTCGTCCGAATTCAGTTGATTCGATCACTGGAGACAACAGTGGAGACAACCTAGGAGACGGGACACCTGTTATTAAATTTGAGCAGTGGGAAGAAGATTACATTGATGCGCGTCTTATCTTAAAAGGCGGCGGTTGTGAAAATAAAAACATTCAATATAGTCTTCCTGCTGAGTTAGAAGGCTTAGGACGAGCGGGACGTGATCTGGACGGTATCCGTAAATGTATCATGCACTCCGTTTACCAAGCTCAAGGTCAAGGCTGTAGTGCCGGTTTTATCGGTGTTGGAATCGGGGGAGACCGTACATCAGGGTATGAATTAGCGAAAGAGATGCTATTCCGTTCGGTAGATGACGTCAATCCAAACGAAAATCTTCGTAAACTTGAAGAGTATGTGATGGAGAACGCGAATAAGCTTGGGATCGGTACGATGGGCTTTGGCGGTGAAACGACGTTACTTGGCTGTAAAGTTGGTGTGATCAATCGTATTCCAGCGAGTTTCTTTGTATCAGTAGCTTATAACTGCTGGGCATACCGTCGTTTAGGTGTAAAACTTAACGCTGAAACGGGAGAAATTCAAGATTGGTTGTATACAGAAGGCGAAGAAGTGGATTTCACTAAAGCTGAAGAGGAAGCAGCAGCAGCTGTTGAACAACAGGAAGAAAAGACGAGAAGCGTCACACTTGAAGCTCCTATTACCGAAGAGCAGATTCGTGAGCTAAAAGTCGGAGATGTTGTGACGATCAACGGAATGATGCATACAGGTCGAGATGCTATTCATAAACATTTAATGGATAATCCAGCTCCAATCGATCTGAACGGTCAGATCATTTATCACTGCGGACCAGTAATGGCAAAAGACGCTGAAGGAAATTGGGTCGTTAAAGCGGCAGGACCGACGACAAGTATTCGTGAGGAACCTTACCAAGGCGACATTATGAAGAAGTTTGGAATCCGCGCAGTTATTGGTAAGGGTGGTATGGGTCCAAAAACGTTAGCGGCTCTAAAAGAACACGGCGGTGTTTATCTGAACGCTATCGGCGGTGCTGCACAATATTACGCAGAGTGTATGGAAAAAGTTGAAGGTGTCGACCTAATGGAATTCGGAGTTCCAGAAGCGATGTGGCACATTCGCGTCAATGGCTTTACAGCAGTTGTTACGATGGATTCACACGGAAACAGTCTTCATGAGCATGTAGAGAAGTCATCCTTACAAAAGCTAGAGCAGTTTAAAGATCCAGTTTTTAAATAA
- the yfkAB gene encoding radical SAM/CxCxxxxC motif protein YfkAB translates to MVLKTELKAITPKNDPWEAYLDMSEHKKLQLSNIEITTTTMCNMRCAHCAVGYTLQTKDPEPLPLDLVIQRLDEIPQLRAFSITGGEPMLSLKSVNNYVVPLLKYARERGARTQINSNLTLDLARYEKIIPYLDVLHISHNWGTVEEFSDTGFAMMEKKPSVDQRQAYFTRLVENAQALTKAGVMVSAETMLNKKTLPYLEEIHKHVLEMGCQRHEIHPMYPSDFASTLETISLEEMRESIHHLLDIRDKNTWMLFGTLPFYACSENEEDLKLIRRLQAEENVTVRNDPDGRSRLNINLFDGNIIVTDFGDAPALGNIKDTSLLDAYEVWNQSALATELSCHCPAVQCLGPNVLVKHSYYKEVDFKNNTSKL, encoded by the coding sequence ATGGTGTTAAAAACTGAATTAAAAGCGATAACCCCAAAGAACGATCCGTGGGAAGCTTATTTAGATATGAGTGAACATAAAAAACTTCAGCTATCCAATATAGAAATAACGACGACCACAATGTGCAACATGCGTTGTGCGCACTGTGCTGTCGGATACACGCTTCAAACAAAAGACCCTGAGCCTCTTCCGCTTGATCTTGTTATCCAACGACTCGATGAGATTCCTCAATTAAGAGCTTTCAGTATTACTGGCGGTGAGCCGATGCTTTCCTTAAAATCAGTAAATAATTACGTTGTGCCCCTATTAAAATACGCAAGAGAACGTGGTGCACGTACTCAGATCAACTCTAATTTAACGTTAGATTTAGCACGCTACGAAAAAATTATTCCGTATTTGGATGTGCTTCACATTTCCCATAACTGGGGAACGGTGGAGGAATTTTCTGATACAGGCTTTGCGATGATGGAAAAGAAGCCTTCCGTTGACCAACGCCAAGCTTATTTTACTCGTTTAGTCGAAAACGCTCAGGCTTTAACAAAAGCAGGTGTGATGGTATCTGCTGAAACGATGTTAAATAAGAAGACGTTGCCCTACTTAGAAGAGATACATAAACACGTTCTTGAGATGGGTTGTCAGCGTCACGAGATTCATCCTATGTACCCGAGCGATTTCGCAAGTACTTTGGAAACCATTTCTTTAGAAGAAATGCGTGAAAGTATTCATCATCTACTCGATATTCGTGATAAGAACACTTGGATGCTTTTCGGAACTCTTCCCTTCTATGCTTGCTCAGAAAACGAAGAGGATTTGAAATTGATCAGAAGACTTCAAGCAGAAGAAAATGTTACAGTGCGTAATGATCCTGATGGTAGATCACGATTAAATATCAACTTATTCGATGGAAACATTATCGTGACAGACTTTGGAGATGCTCCTGCACTTGGAAACATAAAAGACACGAGCTTACTCGATGCTTATGAAGTATGGAACCAATCAGCGCTTG
- a CDS encoding amidohydrolase: MKTLIQKAKVYPITSSELQQGDVLIENGKIIAVETHIDASADMEIIEAENLHLLPGFIDVHTHLGLYDEGTGWAGNDANETHEVLTPHIRAIDGCHPLDIAFKDAVRFGVTTAHIMPGSANVIGGTTSVIKTHGHDIRKMIIKETAGLKIALGENPKRIHSGRHNDSITRMGIMGMLREAFYQAKDSAYQDNLRVAPIAAALNREIPVRIHAHRADDILSAIRFAEEFNLDFRIEHCTEGHLIADSFKDLNLKVSVGPTLTRKSKIELKNKSWETYRILSENNVEVSITTDHPYIPIQYLNVCAAIAVREGLSEKKALEGITIAPAKNLGIDERVGSIEPGKDADLSLWTEHPFHFSATPVMTMIDGEIIYKKSTK; this comes from the coding sequence ATGAAAACATTAATTCAAAAAGCGAAAGTATATCCGATAACGAGCAGCGAACTTCAGCAAGGCGATGTTCTAATTGAAAACGGCAAAATAATAGCAGTCGAAACGCACATAGATGCTTCAGCTGATATGGAGATCATCGAAGCTGAAAATCTGCATCTTCTCCCTGGATTCATTGATGTTCATACTCATCTAGGTTTGTATGACGAAGGAACAGGATGGGCTGGAAATGATGCTAATGAGACTCACGAGGTGCTTACTCCTCATATTCGTGCGATCGATGGCTGTCATCCATTAGACATCGCCTTTAAGGATGCTGTTCGTTTTGGAGTAACGACCGCTCACATCATGCCTGGGAGTGCAAATGTTATAGGTGGAACGACTTCTGTTATTAAAACGCATGGACACGATATTAGAAAAATGATCATTAAGGAAACCGCTGGACTCAAAATTGCATTAGGCGAAAATCCAAAACGAATCCATAGTGGCCGTCATAATGATTCCATCACTCGAATGGGAATTATGGGAATGCTGCGTGAAGCTTTTTATCAAGCAAAAGATTCAGCTTACCAAGATAATTTGCGTGTTGCACCGATCGCAGCAGCGTTAAACCGTGAGATCCCTGTTCGCATTCATGCTCACCGTGCAGATGATATCCTATCTGCTATCCGTTTTGCTGAAGAATTCAACTTAGATTTTCGTATTGAACATTGTACAGAAGGGCATCTCATTGCGGACTCATTTAAAGATTTAAACTTAAAAGTAAGTGTTGGTCCTACATTAACTCGTAAGTCCAAGATTGAACTGAAGAACAAATCATGGGAAACGTATCGCATACTATCGGAAAATAATGTTGAGGTTTCAATCACAACCGATCATCCTTATATTCCGATTCAATATTTAAACGTTTGCGCGGCAATTGCCGTTAGAGAAGGATTGAGTGAAAAAAAAGCGCTTGAAGGCATCACTATTGCTCCCGCTAAGAACCTTGGAATTGATGAACGAGTAGGCAGTATCGAGCCAGGAAAAGATGCCGATTTATCCCTCTGGACTGAGCATCCGTTCCACTTTTCTGCTACCCCTGTCATGACCATGATTGACGGAGAAATAATTTACAAAAAATCTACAAAATAA
- the rlmD gene encoding 23S rRNA (uracil(1939)-C(5))-methyltransferase RlmD yields MKNTKQNNPIMKIGETIPLQIKRLGINGEGIGFHQRQVIFVPGGIPGEEMSVIITKVFPNRAEAKIKKVFKKSKDRVTPPCPIYETCGGCQIQHMSYAAQLREKRDIVVQAFERYTKIHRDKLNVRETIGMNEPWAYRNKSQFQVGKIDDTVIAGLYSSNSHKLINIDHCLVQHEDTNIVTNKVKQIIRDLNLPIYDERKQTGSIRTIVVRTAFRTDEIQLVIVTATNELPKKEIFVAEIKKRLPQVTSFVQNVNEEKTSLVFGEQTEGIFGKDTITEHLGDLRFELSARAFFQLNPEQTVNLYNEVKRQANLTGNEKVVDAYCGSGTIGMWLANGAEEVRGMDIIKESIMDARKNAEKHQIKNAYYETGRAEKLLPKWVKEGWQPDVVVVDPPRTGCDPIFLETIIKTKPKKMVYVSCNPSTLAKDVHMLISNGFKVEQITPVDMFPQTSQVEAVCTLVLK; encoded by the coding sequence ATGAAAAATACTAAACAAAACAATCCTATCATGAAGATAGGTGAGACAATTCCGCTTCAAATTAAAAGATTAGGAATCAACGGTGAAGGAATTGGATTTCACCAACGACAAGTAATCTTTGTTCCTGGAGGGATTCCAGGTGAAGAAATGTCGGTTATTATTACGAAAGTTTTTCCAAACCGAGCAGAAGCAAAGATAAAGAAAGTATTTAAAAAATCTAAAGATAGAGTAACACCACCTTGTCCAATCTATGAGACATGTGGCGGATGTCAGATTCAGCATATGTCTTATGCAGCTCAACTAAGAGAAAAACGAGATATCGTTGTGCAAGCTTTTGAGCGATACACAAAAATTCATAGGGATAAATTGAATGTGAGAGAAACAATTGGAATGAACGAGCCTTGGGCATATCGAAACAAGTCTCAATTTCAAGTTGGAAAGATTGATGATACTGTAATCGCGGGACTTTATAGTTCTAACTCACATAAATTGATCAACATTGATCACTGTCTCGTTCAACATGAGGATACGAATATTGTCACGAATAAAGTAAAACAGATAATTAGAGATCTGAATCTACCTATATATGACGAAAGAAAACAAACGGGCAGCATACGGACTATTGTAGTTCGAACAGCATTCCGTACGGATGAGATTCAGTTAGTCATCGTAACGGCAACGAATGAGCTGCCGAAAAAAGAAATTTTTGTAGCAGAGATCAAGAAAAGATTGCCTCAAGTGACTTCCTTTGTTCAAAATGTAAACGAAGAGAAAACGTCGCTTGTATTCGGTGAACAGACGGAGGGTATTTTCGGAAAAGATACGATAACCGAACATCTTGGAGATCTTCGTTTTGAGCTATCAGCACGTGCATTTTTCCAGTTAAATCCTGAGCAGACTGTAAACTTATATAACGAAGTAAAAAGACAGGCCAATCTGACTGGGAATGAGAAGGTTGTTGATGCTTATTGTGGTTCGGGTACGATCGGCATGTGGCTCGCGAATGGTGCAGAAGAAGTAAGAGGGATGGACATCATTAAAGAATCCATCATGGATGCAAGAAAAAATGCTGAGAAACATCAGATTAAGAACGCTTATTATGAGACAGGAAGAGCTGAAAAACTTCTCCCAAAATGGGTAAAAGAAGGCTGGCAACCTGACGTAGTAGTCGTAGATCCACCGAGAACGGGGTGTGATCCTATTTTCTTAGAAACGATTATAAAGACAAAACCTAAAAAAATGGTGTACGTATCTTGTAACCCTTCAACATTAGCGAAAGATGTCCACATGTTAATAAGTAATGGTTTTAAGGTAGAACAGATTACTCCTGTGGATATGTTTCCGCAAACATCACAAGTTGAAGCTGTTTGTACGTTAGTATTGAAATAG
- a CDS encoding GNAT family N-acetyltransferase, whose amino-acid sequence MLKKRDLSESHVLYNLMVHPDVFPFVRQKAASFEEFLFLTKQTIEEEDQGNIISRTILDEWHNPIGTINLFDVQDGYGFLGTWIGQPYFGKGYNSLAKEAFFSELFYEKDIHTIFMRIRKVNIRSQKAAEKIPYVTLANETRKDVYDQLNQGQDIYNLYQIEKDNYLMHMLRTQTQPLEIVEEQLKEA is encoded by the coding sequence TTGTTGAAAAAGCGTGATTTATCAGAGAGTCATGTTCTTTACAATTTAATGGTGCACCCAGACGTCTTCCCTTTTGTGCGTCAAAAAGCTGCTTCATTTGAGGAATTTCTATTTCTAACGAAGCAAACGATCGAGGAAGAAGACCAAGGAAACATTATTTCCAGAACGATTTTGGATGAGTGGCATAATCCAATCGGCACCATTAATTTATTCGATGTCCAAGATGGCTATGGCTTTCTTGGCACCTGGATTGGTCAGCCTTATTTCGGTAAAGGGTACAATTCTTTAGCAAAAGAAGCTTTCTTTTCTGAATTATTTTATGAGAAAGATATCCACACAATCTTTATGCGTATTCGCAAAGTAAATATTCGTTCACAAAAAGCTGCTGAGAAAATCCCTTATGTGACGTTAGCTAACGAAACAAGAAAAGATGTTTATGATCAGTTAAACCAAGGGCAGGATATTTACAACCTTTATCAGATTGAAAAAGATAACTATCTCATGCACATGCTTCGTACACAAACACAGCCTCTGGAAATTGTAGAAGAACAGTTAAAGGAAGCTTAA
- a CDS encoding carbohydrate binding domain-containing protein, with the protein MKRIYAFALSALLMMPSGVIASADDDVDKEVQRKKEKTKWSLTWSDEFNKPQIDPKKWTYDTGNWIKDEEGNPITPGWGNNEKQYYTNSDENSFIKDGKLIIRAKKESTTDDSGTYDYTSAKLKTKGLFSQTYGRYEVRAKSPTGKGLWPAVWMLPEKDRYGGWAASGEIDIMEAWGSKPNKVAGTLHYGETWPNNRYTGKEFEFPFNEGINTWHTYAIEWEPGEIRWYVDGKLYQTQNEWYAKGQNNPIKYSYPAPFDQNFYLIMNLAVGGWFDGDPDETTTFPQQMEIDYVRVYEIKNGDYRDPVEPTPKPVELPEEAKQPLEDGNLIYDGNFERPFTRIDQNETPFDPTYWNLVTLPDFGGQASADTELIDNKNFAVITPQVPGAFSHSVQAIQLLSLGKSGRYKVSFDAKAASDRQISVKVGGGAERGWGKYSNEETIKLSNSLANYSFTFDMLADTDLAARLEFNLGNNGSIPVWIGDVRVEEVTNEPINESATKSPLPDGNHIYNGTFDQGAMDRLTYWDFISNHKKDRAVVNEKTREFHAELKGHSSKKTDKYLVQKGIQLVKGNEYLLTFKGKADRARSIEIGVLDENGNQYYVTPSKVTLNKKSDMYELKFKFDAATSDYNSQLIFYLGGHSADVYLDDIFLKNLTNIPDYNDVDMKPLKNGDFLSGLSFWTPYVHYDAAAEIMSEDGKAKISIDSEGNEPWSVLLEQGNLKLVKGLNYELRFSVSSQIARNIEVTLENAQYKRYFAESIEIGNEETIYTFQITPTETDTLSLKFLLGKSPGSPLGKHEIYLDDVQLHVLK; encoded by the coding sequence GTGAAAAGAATCTATGCTTTTGCTCTCTCTGCTTTATTAATGATGCCTAGCGGTGTGATCGCCTCTGCAGATGACGATGTGGATAAAGAAGTCCAAAGAAAGAAAGAGAAAACGAAATGGTCTCTTACTTGGTCCGATGAATTTAACAAACCACAAATCGACCCAAAGAAGTGGACCTATGACACCGGTAACTGGATAAAAGACGAAGAGGGTAATCCAATTACGCCTGGGTGGGGAAATAATGAAAAACAATACTATACAAACTCTGATGAGAACTCATTTATAAAAGATGGTAAATTGATTATTCGCGCTAAGAAAGAGAGCACCACGGATGACTCTGGTACCTATGATTATACATCTGCTAAGTTAAAAACGAAGGGATTATTTAGTCAGACGTATGGTCGTTATGAGGTTCGTGCAAAGTCTCCTACAGGCAAAGGGTTATGGCCAGCGGTTTGGATGTTACCCGAGAAAGATCGATATGGAGGTTGGGCTGCTTCAGGTGAAATAGATATCATGGAAGCTTGGGGAAGTAAACCAAATAAAGTGGCTGGAACGCTTCATTATGGTGAAACTTGGCCAAACAATCGGTATACAGGTAAAGAGTTTGAATTCCCTTTTAACGAAGGAATCAATACTTGGCACACATATGCCATCGAATGGGAACCTGGTGAGATCAGATGGTATGTGGACGGTAAACTATATCAAACCCAAAATGAGTGGTATGCAAAAGGACAAAATAATCCGATCAAGTACTCGTATCCTGCACCATTCGATCAAAACTTTTATTTAATCATGAACTTAGCTGTTGGCGGTTGGTTTGATGGAGATCCCGATGAAACGACTACCTTCCCTCAACAGATGGAAATTGATTATGTTCGTGTTTACGAAATAAAAAACGGAGATTATAGAGATCCAGTAGAACCTACTCCAAAGCCCGTTGAATTGCCAGAAGAAGCTAAACAGCCTCTCGAAGACGGAAACCTTATTTATGATGGAAACTTTGAAAGACCATTTACACGTATCGATCAAAATGAAACGCCATTTGATCCAACCTACTGGAACCTTGTTACTCTTCCCGATTTTGGTGGTCAAGCTTCTGCTGATACAGAATTGATCGATAATAAGAATTTTGCAGTGATCACTCCACAAGTTCCTGGAGCCTTTTCACATTCTGTACAAGCGATTCAACTTCTTTCGCTCGGTAAAAGTGGACGATACAAAGTTAGCTTTGATGCAAAAGCAGCATCTGATCGACAGATATCTGTTAAAGTCGGCGGTGGTGCAGAACGTGGATGGGGCAAATACTCCAATGAAGAAACGATCAAGTTAAGCAATTCACTTGCTAACTATTCTTTTACGTTTGATATGCTTGCCGATACTGATCTTGCCGCTCGATTAGAATTTAATTTAGGCAACAATGGAAGTATCCCTGTTTGGATTGGAGACGTACGTGTTGAAGAAGTCACAAATGAACCGATTAATGAGTCCGCGACTAAATCACCACTGCCAGATGGTAACCACATCTATAATGGGACATTTGATCAAGGCGCAATGGATCGATTGACGTATTGGGACTTTATTTCCAATCACAAAAAAGATAGAGCAGTTGTTAATGAGAAAACGCGTGAATTTCATGCTGAACTAAAAGGACACTCTTCTAAGAAAACAGATAAGTACCTTGTTCAAAAAGGAATACAATTGGTCAAAGGAAACGAATACCTTTTAACCTTTAAAGGGAAAGCGGATAGAGCTCGATCCATTGAAATTGGTGTATTAGATGAAAACGGCAATCAGTACTATGTAACACCATCTAAAGTAACCCTAAACAAAAAGAGTGATATGTACGAGTTGAAATTTAAGTTTGATGCCGCAACGTCAGATTATAATAGCCAGTTGATCTTTTATTTAGGTGGCCATTCTGCTGATGTTTACTTGGATGACATTTTTCTAAAGAACCTAACCAATATTCCTGATTACAACGATGTAGACATGAAACCATTAAAAAATGGAGATTTTCTTTCTGGCCTTTCATTTTGGACTCCCTATGTTCATTACGATGCAGCTGCTGAGATCATGAGTGAAGATGGTAAAGCCAAAATCAGCATTGATTCTGAAGGAAATGAGCCATGGAGCGTTCTTTTAGAACAAGGGAATTTAAAGTTAGTGAAGGGATTGAACTATGAACTACGGTTTTCAGTATCCTCACAGATCGCTCGTAACATAGAGGTCACGTTAGAAAATGCACAGTACAAGCGTTATTTTGCTGAAAGCATTGAAATTGGAAATGAAGAAACAATTTATACCTTTCAGATCACCCCTACTGAAACAGATACATTGTCATTAAAGTTTCTTCTTGGAAAAAGTCCAGGATCACCACTGGGCAAACATGAGATTTACCTCGATGACGTACAACTACATGTATTAAAATAA